From Amphritea atlantica, a single genomic window includes:
- a CDS encoding phosphotyrosine protein phosphatase — protein sequence MKNILFICSRNQWRSPTAENVWRKHPSLNVRSAGTSPRAKKTVNAKDIQWADVIFVMEEKHKNRLKAEFTRLLNHKDIQVLDVPDEYQYMDAELVDIMQQAVSSYLDLN from the coding sequence ATGAAGAATATCCTATTTATCTGTAGTCGTAATCAATGGCGAAGTCCCACAGCGGAGAATGTCTGGAGGAAACATCCCAGTTTAAACGTTAGATCTGCGGGTACGAGCCCACGAGCAAAGAAAACTGTAAATGCTAAAGATATACAGTGGGCGGACGTAATTTTTGTGATGGAAGAAAAACATAAAAATCGTCTAAAAGCAGAATTTACGAGACTACTCAACCATAAGGACATTCAGGTATTAGATGTCCCAGATGAGTATCAATATATGGATGCAGAGCTCGTAGATATTATGCAACAAGCTGTTAGTAGTTACTTGGACTTAAACTGA